Below is a window of Acidobacteriota bacterium DNA.
CTACGCAGTCAGCTAACCTCACCGGGAGTGAGGTTGGGCGATAAGCGGAACTGAAGCGGAAGTGTCTCCTGTTCAGTAGTTTACGCCGATTCGAATGGGTTCCTTATGCAACTGGCGGGTGGACCACTCCTGAGAGCCGAGGAAGGGCGAGGAGGGATCGCGGCCGTCGATGAGCACCAGGATGCGCCGGTTGAGCGAGCTATTGAAGCCACGGGCGTTGAAGTTGAAGTCGTAGACGCCGCTCTGGGTAGCCTCGGCGCCGGGGGAGTTCTCCAGCAACTTGGGCAGCTGACCGTGGGCCGCCTCCCGCTGAATGGTCTCCTGGGGAATGGTGGTCACCGCCGCCGGCGCCTCGACGATGCGCTCGGCGCGCCGGGAGGCGGAGTAGACGGTGATGGTCTCCAGGAAGCTGATGGACCAATCCACCTCTTCGTCGAGGGTGGTGGTTGCCCCGGCGTCCACCTTGACGTCAGGTTTCACCATGGAGTCCTCACCGAGGGTAAAGGTCACCGTGTAGGTCCCGGCAGCCACGCGATCAAAGGAAAACGCTCCTTGTTGATCGGTGAGCTCCACCCGTCCCAGCTCATCGATGACCACGGTAACTCCCCCGACCCCTTTGCCGTCCGCCTTCGCCACTCGCCCGTCCAATCTGCCAAAGCCTTGAGCGAGCAAAGCGGGTGCGGAGATCAGCAGAGCGAGGAACGCTACCGCCAAGAATCGTTGGTTTCGCATAGTGCCTCCATACAATGGGTTTGCATACCGGCCCCCGCGGTCAGGGCCACCAAAGTCGCCGCGTGATGTCATAGCCCAGAAATGTGCCCCAGAGCTTAGCTTTCGAGAACTCACAAGTCCAGTCTGCACTTACTCTGTCCGACGAGAAATCCTGCGGTGGACGGAGAAGGCCGACTCATACTTGCCATGGTCCAGGGCTTATGAGACTTTTGACGACTCAGCCCCCGAGCAGAAGGGCTTTCTCAGCAACCAGAGGCAGCAGACATGGAGCGCAAGAGATACGTGGTGATGGGGGCCGGCCAGGTGGGCTTCCAGCTCGCCCAATCCCTGTCCCAGGAAGGCCACAACGTCTCGGTCATCGAGCTCGACTCCGAAACCTGCGATCGGGTGGAGGAGAACCTGGACGTGCGGGTGGTGCCCGGCAACGGCGCCGAGGTCCAGGTGCTGGAGGCCGCGGAGGTGGAGCACTGCGACCTCTTCATGGCGGTGTCCTCCCGGGAGGAAGCCAATCTCGCCGCCTCCCTGCTGGCCAAGCGCCTGGGCGCCAAGCGCTGCGCCACCCGGGTGGAGACCGCCGCCCACGAGGTCGGCCACCGCAAGCTCTATGAAGATGTCTTCGACATCGACCTGCTGCTCTCGACCCAGCTGCTGGCCACCACCCGCATCCTCA
It encodes the following:
- a CDS encoding carboxypeptidase regulatory-like domain-containing protein, with the protein product MRNQRFLAVAFLALLISAPALLAQGFGRLDGRVAKADGKGVGGVTVVIDELGRVELTDQQGAFSFDRVAAGTYTVTFTLGEDSMVKPDVKVDAGATTTLDEEVDWSISFLETITVYSASRRAERIVEAPAAVTTIPQETIQREAAHGQLPKLLENSPGAEATQSGVYDFNFNARGFNSSLNRRILVLIDGRDPSSPFLGSQEWSTRQLHKEPIRIGVNY